The following are encoded together in the Magnetospirillum gryphiswaldense MSR-1 v2 genome:
- a CDS encoding ABC transporter ATP-binding protein, producing the protein MRNDSGALLKVDGLEAWYGESHILHGMKFDVHQGEVVTLLGRNGAGKSTTMRSIMGMVAKRKGSVSFDGTETIAMNSNKIARLGVALCPEERGIFASLNVKENMVLPPVVKPGGLPLSEVYELFPRLAERANSQGTKLSGGEQQMLAIARILRTGATMLLLDEPTEGLAPVIVQHIGDIIRKLKERGFTILLVEQNFHFAATVADRHYVVEHGHVIDMIPNADLQANMGKLKGYLGV; encoded by the coding sequence ATGCGTAACGACAGCGGCGCTTTGCTGAAGGTCGACGGACTGGAAGCCTGGTACGGCGAATCCCACATCCTGCACGGCATGAAGTTCGACGTGCATCAGGGCGAAGTGGTCACCCTTTTGGGCCGCAACGGCGCCGGCAAGTCCACCACCATGCGCTCGATCATGGGCATGGTGGCCAAGCGCAAGGGCTCGGTCAGTTTCGACGGCACCGAGACCATCGCCATGAATTCCAACAAGATCGCGCGGTTGGGCGTCGCCCTGTGCCCCGAGGAACGCGGCATCTTCGCCTCGTTGAACGTCAAGGAAAACATGGTACTGCCGCCGGTGGTCAAGCCGGGCGGCCTGCCGCTTTCCGAGGTCTACGAACTGTTCCCGCGGCTGGCCGAACGCGCCAACAGCCAGGGCACCAAGCTGTCGGGCGGCGAACAGCAGATGCTGGCCATCGCCCGCATCCTGCGCACCGGCGCGACCATGCTTTTGCTGGACGAACCGACCGAGGGCCTGGCCCCGGTGATCGTGCAGCACATCGGTGACATCATCCGCAAACTGAAGGAACGGGGATTCACCATCTTGCTGGTGGAACAGAACTTCCACTTCGCCGCCACCGTCGCCGACCGCCATTACGTGGTCGAACATGGCCATGTCATCGACATGATTCCCAATGCCGACCTGCAAGCCAACATGGGCAAGCTCAAAGGCTATCTGGGTGTTTAG
- a CDS encoding branched-chain amino acid ABC transporter permease gives MTSQSVTTAAASSSGPSRQTIFVGILLVLALAAPFAVYPVFLMKGLCFALFAAAFNLMLGYVGLLSFGHAMFFGWSAYITAHAAKEWGLTPEIAILLGTFCAAGLGAVVGWLAIRRQGIYFAMITLALAQLMYFVALQAPFTHGEDGIQGVPRGHLFGLIDLSDTMNMYYFVLAVFVLAILFLYRVVHSPFGQVLKAIRDNEPRAISLGYQVHRYKLIAFIISAGLSGMAGSVKSLVFQLASLADVHWHASGEVVLMTLLGGVGTIFGPTAGAYLVVTIQNYFASAGSWVTIIQGFIFVVCVLAFRAGIVGVFAPWLKKRGIEA, from the coding sequence ATGACCTCGCAATCCGTTACCACTGCCGCCGCGTCGTCGTCGGGGCCGTCGCGCCAGACCATCTTCGTCGGCATCCTGCTGGTGCTGGCCCTGGCCGCCCCCTTCGCCGTCTATCCGGTGTTCCTGATGAAGGGCCTGTGCTTCGCCCTGTTCGCCGCCGCCTTCAACCTGATGCTGGGCTATGTCGGGCTTTTGTCCTTCGGCCACGCCATGTTCTTCGGCTGGTCGGCCTATATCACCGCCCATGCGGCCAAGGAATGGGGGCTGACGCCGGAAATCGCCATCCTGCTCGGCACCTTCTGCGCCGCTGGTCTGGGCGCGGTGGTCGGCTGGCTGGCCATCCGCCGCCAGGGTATCTATTTCGCCATGATCACCTTGGCCTTGGCCCAGTTGATGTACTTCGTCGCCTTGCAAGCCCCCTTCACCCACGGTGAGGACGGCATCCAGGGCGTGCCGCGCGGCCATCTGTTCGGGCTGATCGACCTGTCCGACACCATGAACATGTACTATTTCGTCTTGGCCGTGTTCGTGCTGGCGATCTTGTTCCTGTACCGGGTGGTGCATTCGCCCTTCGGTCAGGTGTTGAAGGCCATCCGCGACAACGAGCCGCGCGCCATTTCGTTGGGCTATCAGGTCCATCGCTACAAGCTGATCGCCTTCATCATCTCGGCTGGCCTGTCGGGCATGGCCGGATCGGTGAAAAGCCTGGTGTTCCAGCTGGCGTCGTTGGCCGACGTGCACTGGCATGCCTCGGGCGAGGTGGTGCTGATGACCCTGCTGGGCGGCGTCGGCACCATTTTCGGCCCCACCGCCGGTGCCTATCTGGTGGTGACCATCCAGAACTACTTCGCCTCCGCCGGGTCGTGGGTGACCATCATCCAGGGTTTCATCTTCGTGGTCTGCGTCCTGGCCTTCCGCGCCGGTATCGTCGGCGTGTTCGCGCCCTGGCTGAAGAAGCGCGGCATCGAGGCCTGA
- a CDS encoding DUF4197 domain-containing protein: MRRIFAFTAILVCSGPAFAQGSLMDLGKSVLKQQVEGGATTSSASGQRGQSLSVTDIAAGLKEALKTGTGKVTGQLGAKDGFNTDPSVHIPLPDSLQKVQSGLKMVGMSGLADDLELRLNRAAEAATPEAKRIFWSALDKMTLDDARAILNGPQDAATQYFKRSMSPDLKTAMRPVVERNVAEAGAVKSLDAMTSAAKGMAPGLDGKTMLTDHVLDAALSGIFSYLGKEEAAIRQDPAKQGSDILRKVFSN, from the coding sequence ATGCGTCGTATTTTCGCCTTTACCGCTATTCTTGTCTGTTCCGGTCCGGCCTTTGCTCAGGGGTCGTTGATGGATTTGGGCAAGTCCGTGCTGAAGCAACAGGTTGAAGGCGGTGCGACCACGTCCTCGGCTTCCGGTCAGCGCGGACAGTCCTTGTCGGTCACCGATATCGCCGCCGGTCTGAAGGAAGCGTTGAAGACCGGCACCGGCAAGGTCACCGGTCAGTTGGGGGCCAAGGATGGCTTCAACACCGATCCGTCCGTGCACATTCCCCTGCCAGACAGCCTGCAAAAAGTTCAATCGGGACTGAAGATGGTGGGCATGTCGGGTCTGGCCGACGACCTTGAACTGCGCCTCAACCGCGCCGCCGAGGCCGCCACCCCCGAAGCCAAGCGCATCTTCTGGTCGGCCCTGGATAAAATGACCCTGGATGATGCGCGGGCCATTCTCAACGGGCCGCAGGATGCCGCCACCCAATATTTCAAGCGCAGCATGAGCCCCGACCTCAAGACCGCCATGCGTCCGGTGGTCGAACGCAACGTCGCCGAGGCCGGGGCGGTGAAAAGCCTGGATGCCATGACCAGCGCGGCCAAGGGGATGGCGCCAGGCCTGGATGGCAAGACCATGCTGACCGATCACGTTCTGGATGCAGCGCTTTCCGGTATTTTCTCGTATCTCGGCAAGGAAGAAGCCGCCATCCGCCAGGATCCCGCCAAGCAAGGCAGCGACATCCTGCGCAAGGTATTCTCCAACTGA
- a CDS encoding branched-chain amino acid ABC transporter permease: protein MTLFGIPTAALFGQLLLGLINGAFYAMLSLGLALIFGLLNIINFSHGAQYMMGAFVAWLGLTYLGANYWVALALAPVIVAAFGIVLERTMLSRLYKLDHLYGLLLTFGLALIIEGFFRQLYGISGMPYAVPKELAGGWNLGFMYLPIYRAWVVFASLVLCVGTWLLIEKTKLGAYLRAATENPALVQAFGINVPVMITLTYGFGVALAAFAGVLAAPIYSVNPLMGSNLIIVVFAVVVIGGMGSIMGSIVTGFMLGILEGLTKVVYPEAAGTVIFMVMVIVLLIKPAGLFGKGA from the coding sequence ATGACCTTGTTCGGCATTCCCACGGCCGCCCTGTTCGGCCAGCTGTTGCTGGGGCTGATCAACGGCGCCTTCTATGCCATGCTCAGCCTGGGGCTGGCGCTGATCTTCGGCCTGCTCAACATCATCAATTTCTCGCACGGGGCCCAGTACATGATGGGCGCCTTCGTCGCCTGGCTGGGCCTGACCTATCTGGGCGCCAATTACTGGGTCGCCCTGGCCCTGGCCCCGGTGATCGTCGCCGCCTTCGGCATCGTGCTGGAACGCACCATGTTGTCGCGGCTTTACAAGCTGGACCATCTGTACGGCCTGCTGCTGACCTTCGGGCTGGCCCTGATCATCGAAGGCTTCTTCCGCCAGCTTTACGGTATTTCCGGCATGCCCTACGCCGTTCCCAAGGAACTGGCCGGCGGCTGGAACCTGGGCTTCATGTACCTGCCCATCTACCGCGCCTGGGTGGTGTTCGCCTCGCTGGTTCTGTGCGTCGGCACCTGGCTGTTGATCGAAAAGACCAAGCTGGGCGCCTATTTGCGCGCCGCCACTGAAAACCCGGCTTTGGTCCAGGCCTTCGGCATCAACGTCCCCGTCATGATCACCCTGACCTACGGGTTCGGCGTGGCGCTGGCCGCCTTCGCCGGCGTGCTGGCCGCCCCCATCTACTCGGTCAACCCGTTGATGGGCTCCAACCTGATCATCGTGGTGTTCGCCGTGGTGGTCATCGGCGGCATGGGCTCGATCATGGGCTCCATCGTCACCGGCTTCATGCTGGGAATTCTGGAAGGCCTGACCAAGGTTGTCTACCCGGAAGCAGCCGGCACCGTGATCTTCATGGTCATGGTCATCGTGCTGCTGATCAAGCCCGCCGGCCTGTTCGGCAAGGGAGCCTGA
- a CDS encoding ABC transporter substrate-binding protein, translating into MLKKALIGAVALTALTAAQAQAQYSENKIKIGVLTDLSGTYSDLAGKGAVLAAQMAVEDFGGKVNGVPVEIVSADHQNKADIASSIARKWYDAEGVDAIAELVTTAAAVAVREVSKEKGKIDLVSGAASTPLTNDKCSPTGFHWTYDTYALANGTANAVVKTGGKSWYFLTADYAFGHNLQAQTERVVKANGGEVKGAVKHPFPNSDFSSFLLQAQSSGAQIIGLANAGADTINAIKQAKEFGITQGGQSLAGLLVFITDVHSLGLETAQGMMLTTGYYWNRDDETRAWSKRWSAKMDGKMPSMVHAGTYSSVMHYLKALAAAKTDDGVKVADQMRALPIKDASGFAVNGKIRADGRMVHDMYLAQVKKPSESKGPWDYYNIVRTIPGDDAYQPLAESTCALVKK; encoded by the coding sequence ATGTTGAAGAAAGCTTTGATCGGTGCCGTCGCCCTGACCGCGCTCACCGCCGCGCAGGCGCAGGCGCAGTACAGCGAAAACAAGATCAAGATCGGCGTGCTGACCGATCTGTCGGGCACCTATTCCGACCTCGCCGGCAAGGGCGCGGTACTCGCCGCCCAGATGGCGGTGGAAGATTTCGGCGGCAAGGTCAATGGCGTGCCGGTGGAAATCGTCTCCGCCGACCACCAGAACAAGGCCGACATCGCCTCTTCCATTGCCCGCAAGTGGTATGACGCCGAAGGCGTCGACGCCATCGCCGAACTGGTGACCACCGCCGCGGCCGTCGCCGTGCGCGAAGTGTCCAAGGAAAAGGGCAAGATCGATCTGGTCTCGGGCGCCGCTTCCACCCCGCTGACCAACGACAAGTGCTCGCCCACCGGCTTCCACTGGACCTACGACACCTATGCCCTGGCCAACGGCACCGCTAATGCGGTGGTCAAGACCGGCGGCAAGTCGTGGTACTTCCTGACCGCCGATTATGCTTTCGGCCACAACCTGCAAGCCCAGACCGAGCGCGTGGTCAAGGCCAATGGCGGCGAAGTCAAGGGCGCGGTCAAGCATCCGTTCCCCAATTCCGACTTCTCGTCCTTCCTGTTGCAGGCGCAAAGCTCGGGCGCCCAGATCATCGGTCTGGCCAATGCCGGTGCCGACACCATCAACGCCATCAAGCAGGCCAAGGAATTCGGCATCACCCAGGGCGGCCAGTCGCTGGCCGGTCTGCTGGTGTTCATCACCGACGTCCACTCGCTGGGCCTGGAAACCGCCCAGGGCATGATGCTGACCACCGGTTATTACTGGAACCGCGACGACGAAACCCGCGCCTGGTCCAAGCGTTGGTCGGCCAAGATGGACGGCAAGATGCCCTCCATGGTCCATGCCGGCACCTATTCGTCGGTCATGCATTACCTGAAGGCCTTGGCCGCCGCCAAGACCGATGATGGCGTCAAGGTCGCCGACCAGATGCGCGCCTTGCCGATCAAGGATGCCTCGGGCTTCGCCGTTAACGGCAAGATCCGCGCCGATGGCCGCATGGTCCACGACATGTATCTGGCCCAGGTGAAGAAGCCGTCCGAGTCCAAGGGCCCGTGGGATTACTACAACATCGTCCGCACCATCCCCGGCGATGACGCCTACCAGCCGCTGGCCGAAAGCACCTGCGCCCTGGTCAAGAAGTAA
- a CDS encoding universal stress protein, whose product MYKDILVHLDGGHRDPLRIEAAAALAKRFGGRLTGLFARAENQGLAVIARRGSEAFETAAATSERQFNEVVAQTGISARWWRLEHGEQSHVLAETAIAARFHDLVIVGQHHDGKDAPEDLIEQLVLQSGRPVLILPSVDKYPSIGSNIMVAWNGGREATRALHDAMPLLEGAETVEIISVRAQQRSPDAKLPPLSIIEHMTQHGAKVTREVLAGEDIGVMDLLLSRAFDQGCDLLVMGGHGGYHLPFFKGAGTRHILKHMTLPVLMSH is encoded by the coding sequence ATGTATAAAGACATCCTCGTTCACCTGGATGGCGGTCACCGCGATCCGCTGCGCATCGAAGCCGCCGCCGCCTTGGCCAAGCGCTTCGGCGGTCGGCTGACCGGCCTGTTCGCCCGAGCCGAGAATCAAGGTCTGGCGGTGATCGCCCGCCGTGGTTCGGAAGCCTTCGAGACGGCTGCCGCCACCTCGGAACGGCAGTTCAACGAAGTCGTCGCCCAGACCGGCATCAGCGCGCGCTGGTGGCGGCTGGAACACGGTGAGCAAAGCCACGTCCTGGCCGAAACCGCCATCGCCGCCCGCTTCCACGATCTGGTCATCGTCGGCCAGCATCATGACGGCAAGGACGCCCCCGAGGATCTGATCGAGCAATTGGTGCTGCAATCGGGCCGTCCGGTGCTGATCCTGCCGTCGGTGGACAAATATCCGTCCATCGGCAGCAATATCATGGTCGCCTGGAACGGCGGGCGCGAGGCCACCCGTGCCTTGCACGATGCCATGCCGCTGCTGGAAGGCGCGGAAACGGTGGAAATCATCTCGGTCCGTGCCCAGCAGCGCAGCCCCGATGCCAAGCTGCCGCCCTTGTCCATCATCGAGCACATGACCCAACACGGCGCCAAGGTGACGCGCGAGGTTCTGGCCGGCGAGGATATCGGCGTCATGGACCTGCTGCTGTCGCGCGCCTTCGACCAGGGCTGCGACCTGTTGGTCATGGGCGGCCATGGCGGCTATCACCTGCCCTTCTTCAAGGGCGCCGGCACCCGCCACATCCTGAAGCACATGACCCTGCCGGTACTAATGAGTCATTAA
- a CDS encoding ABC transporter ATP-binding protein gives MGDDFIVETKNLTKEFKGFVAVSDVNLKVRRHTIHALIGPNGAGKTTCFNLITKFLPLSRGTITLNGRDITNTAPADIARLGMVRSFQISAVFGHLTALENVRVALQRKLGTSFQFWKSDKSLAELNDRAEELLVDVGVQEYRDIPAGELSYGRKRALEIATTLALDPEMLLLDEPMAGMGTEDVARTAELIKRVSKDRTILMVEHNLSVVADLSDTITVLKLGKVLAEGPYSEISQNPEVIEAYMGHGVGSHA, from the coding sequence ATGGGTGACGATTTCATCGTCGAGACAAAGAATCTGACGAAGGAATTCAAAGGGTTCGTGGCGGTTTCCGACGTCAACCTGAAGGTTCGGCGTCATACCATTCACGCGTTGATCGGTCCCAATGGGGCGGGCAAGACCACCTGCTTCAACCTGATCACCAAATTCCTGCCGCTGTCGCGCGGCACCATCACGCTCAATGGCCGCGACATCACCAACACCGCGCCCGCCGACATCGCGCGGTTGGGCATGGTGCGCAGCTTTCAGATTTCCGCCGTGTTCGGCCATCTGACCGCGCTGGAAAACGTGCGCGTGGCCTTGCAGCGCAAACTCGGCACCTCGTTCCAGTTCTGGAAATCAGACAAGTCGCTGGCCGAACTCAACGACCGCGCCGAAGAACTTCTGGTCGATGTGGGCGTACAGGAATACCGCGATATTCCCGCTGGTGAATTGTCCTATGGCCGGAAGCGCGCCTTGGAAATCGCCACCACCTTGGCGCTGGACCCGGAAATGCTGCTGCTGGACGAACCCATGGCCGGCATGGGCACCGAGGACGTGGCCCGCACCGCCGAGTTGATCAAGCGGGTGTCCAAGGACCGCACCATCTTGATGGTGGAACATAATCTGTCGGTGGTCGCCGACCTGTCCGACACCATCACGGTGCTGAAACTGGGCAAGGTGCTGGCGGAAGGCCCCTACAGCGAAATCTCGCAAAATCCGGAAGTGATCGAGGCTTACATGGGACACGGAGTGGGCAGCCATGCGTAA
- a CDS encoding putative permease produces the protein MPAKSMHLQQNHLRLLELRLWLLVSVAALAVAGGLALGLALARTPGVQDWLPSGPDFFHKALVTHVVFSFQVWLLAMLAAASAQGRAAPLPGLVGVGLTITGCALLLVVTLAGWGEASLNNYVPVLDHPLYLAGLGLIATGIACALFRPGNDIPAMAFAYAVALICFAIAVLRLPSDLDAAFRYERLFWGGGHVLQFVNTGLIMWAWRRLAGGGSTPLSRLAFALLAAGTVAALVIELRLDPLGLSWRQAYTDMLWYLLPLPPILVAADMLWHRRRVGGIAGLALWASWLVFVLGGMAGFALGAGDTRTPSHYHAMIGGVNVALMGVIHVVLLPALGRAAPSLRLVRWQIGLYGGGQLLHALGFYLAGLAGVARKTAGVEQGLDSVFKLVSMGVVGLGGTIAVLGGVLFVGHVLARLVRHD, from the coding sequence TTGCCAGCCAAGTCGATGCATCTGCAACAAAATCATTTGCGCCTTCTGGAATTGCGCCTGTGGCTGCTTGTTTCGGTCGCTGCCCTGGCGGTGGCCGGCGGCTTGGCCCTGGGCTTGGCCCTGGCGCGAACGCCGGGCGTGCAGGATTGGCTGCCGTCGGGGCCGGATTTTTTCCACAAGGCGCTGGTCACCCATGTGGTGTTTTCCTTCCAGGTCTGGCTGTTGGCCATGCTGGCGGCGGCATCGGCGCAAGGCCGCGCCGCGCCGCTGCCCGGGCTGGTCGGGGTGGGGCTGACCATCACCGGCTGCGCGCTTTTGCTGGTGGTCACCCTGGCCGGCTGGGGCGAGGCGTCGCTTAACAATTATGTCCCGGTGCTCGACCACCCGCTCTATCTGGCGGGATTGGGGCTGATCGCCACTGGCATCGCCTGCGCTTTGTTTCGTCCTGGCAACGATATACCTGCCATGGCATTTGCATATGCGGTTGCCCTGATCTGCTTCGCCATCGCCGTCTTGCGGCTGCCCTCCGACCTCGATGCGGCCTTCCGCTATGAGCGGCTGTTCTGGGGTGGCGGCCATGTGCTGCAATTCGTCAATACCGGGCTGATCATGTGGGCGTGGCGGCGTCTGGCCGGTGGCGGATCCACCCCGCTGTCCCGTCTGGCCTTCGCCTTGCTGGCGGCGGGGACGGTGGCGGCTTTGGTCATCGAGCTCCGTCTCGATCCGCTGGGGCTGTCCTGGCGTCAGGCCTATACCGACATGCTGTGGTATCTGCTGCCGTTACCGCCGATCCTGGTGGCGGCGGATATGCTGTGGCACCGCCGCCGGGTGGGCGGGATCGCCGGTCTGGCGCTGTGGGCGTCGTGGCTGGTCTTCGTCTTGGGCGGCATGGCCGGTTTCGCCCTGGGCGCCGGCGACACCCGCACGCCCAGCCATTACCACGCCATGATCGGCGGCGTGAACGTGGCGCTGATGGGGGTGATCCATGTGGTGCTGCTGCCGGCCTTGGGCCGGGCGGCGCCATCGCTGCGGCTGGTGCGCTGGCAGATCGGCCTTTATGGCGGCGGTCAGCTGTTGCACGCCCTGGGCTTCTATCTGGCCGGGCTGGCCGGGGTGGCGCGCAAGACGGCGGGGGTGGAGCAGGGATTGGACAGCGTCTTCAAGCTGGTGTCCATGGGGGTGGTGGGCCTGGGCGGCACCATCGCCGTGCTGGGCGGGGTGCTGTTTGTCGGCCATGTGCTGGCCCGGCTGGTGCGTCATGATTAA
- a CDS encoding Crp/Fnr family transcriptional regulator yields MLADAIAALKSHQVFGVLPEDDLAGLLDDPPWRHFGPGECLFRQGDPANRLYLLMAGQVELAMLRPGCSPEILSHLSPGAAIGADSLIPGNRHAATAQTVGECRAAVLHGARLVGFLDTHFDLTLAMIAEMAGSLHGLVKEITELKLQSTTERLASYLAGLAAGHRGGAIEVRLPCEKRLLAERLGMEPATLSRAFAKLREIGVETGRGDRVAINDLAELRHLCEALDMPADGEMS; encoded by the coding sequence GTGCTGGCCGATGCGATTGCAGCCTTGAAAAGCCACCAGGTCTTCGGCGTGTTGCCCGAAGACGACCTGGCCGGCCTGTTGGACGATCCGCCCTGGCGCCATTTCGGCCCCGGCGAATGTCTGTTCCGTCAGGGCGATCCGGCCAACCGCCTGTACCTGCTGATGGCCGGACAGGTGGAACTGGCCATGCTGCGCCCCGGCTGCTCGCCGGAAATTCTCTCCCATCTGTCGCCCGGCGCCGCCATCGGCGCCGATTCCCTGATCCCCGGCAATCGTCATGCCGCCACCGCTCAGACGGTGGGGGAATGCCGGGCGGCGGTCCTGCACGGCGCCCGGCTGGTGGGCTTTTTGGACACTCATTTCGACCTGACGCTGGCGATGATCGCCGAAATGGCCGGCAGCCTGCACGGTCTGGTCAAGGAAATCACCGAACTCAAGCTGCAATCCACCACCGAGCGGCTGGCCAGCTATCTGGCCGGACTGGCGGCGGGCCACCGCGGCGGCGCCATTGAAGTCAGGCTGCCGTGCGAAAAGCGCCTGCTGGCCGAACGCCTGGGCATGGAGCCGGCGACGCTGTCGCGGGCCTTCGCCAAGCTGCGGGAAATCGGGGTGGAAACCGGGCGCGGCGACCGCGTGGCCATCAATGATCTGGCCGAGCTGCGCCATCTGTGCGAGGCGCTGGACATGCCCGCCGACGGAGAGATGTCATGA
- a CDS encoding Crp/Fnr family transcriptional regulator: MTCPCRTLCLVPKPECTKAQSQLPRHRAAGPMLAKQVMALPLFDGLEHDILERLMADSTALTLERRSLLFSAGAVADCFYIVLDGQVKLSALTPDGRESIVEVFTPVSSFGEAAMLSMGVFPLHAEVIEDATIIRVGRRAFVATLRSDPVVGYRMLAGMCRWHQRLSSEIRHLKEIPPWQRVAEFLLALTDTRQGQAVVALPFNKEILASRVGIRRESLSRVLARLRDMGVRTEGNSVRIDDVASLRQRCDLLQ, from the coding sequence ATGACCTGCCCCTGCCGCACCCTCTGTCTGGTGCCCAAGCCGGAATGCACCAAGGCGCAAAGTCAGTTGCCGCGCCACCGTGCCGCCGGCCCCATGCTGGCCAAGCAGGTGATGGCGCTGCCTTTGTTCGATGGGCTGGAACACGACATCCTGGAACGGCTGATGGCCGATTCGACCGCGCTGACCTTGGAACGCCGCTCGTTGCTGTTTTCCGCCGGCGCCGTCGCCGATTGCTTTTACATCGTCTTGGACGGTCAGGTGAAGCTGTCGGCCCTGACGCCCGACGGGCGCGAAAGCATCGTCGAGGTTTTCACCCCGGTGTCGTCGTTCGGCGAGGCGGCCATGCTGTCCATGGGCGTCTTTCCCCTGCATGCCGAGGTGATCGAGGACGCCACCATTATCCGTGTCGGCCGCCGTGCCTTCGTCGCCACCTTGCGCTCGGACCCGGTGGTGGGATACCGCATGCTCGCCGGCATGTGCCGCTGGCATCAACGGCTAAGCTCGGAAATCCGCCATTTGAAGGAAATCCCGCCATGGCAGCGGGTGGCCGAGTTCCTGCTGGCCCTGACCGACACCCGTCAGGGCCAGGCGGTGGTCGCCCTGCCCTTCAACAAGGAAATCCTGGCCAGCCGGGTCGGCATCCGCCGCGAAAGCCTGTCGCGGGTGCTGGCCCGGCTGCGCGACATGGGGGTGCGGACCGAGGGCAATTCTGTCCGCATCGACGACGTGGCCAGCCTGCGCCAGCGCTGCGATCTGCTTCAATAG
- a CDS encoding MaoC family dehydratase, whose translation MSKLYLDDISAGDTFKSGDFEVTAQSIKEFAALWDPQVFHLDEVAAEDSFFNGLAASGWQTACITMRLLVTSGFTPVNGVIGAGIEELKWFRPVRPGDVLRAEMEVLEVRPMRSKPGYGICRMRVTTVDAAGEKVQVFTSPLVVQSKG comes from the coding sequence ATGAGTAAGCTTTACCTTGATGATATTAGCGCGGGCGACACTTTTAAATCCGGTGATTTTGAAGTTACGGCGCAATCCATCAAGGAGTTTGCCGCTCTTTGGGATCCGCAAGTGTTTCATCTGGACGAGGTTGCGGCTGAGGACAGCTTTTTCAATGGGCTGGCGGCCAGTGGCTGGCAGACCGCCTGTATTACCATGCGTCTGTTGGTAACCAGCGGTTTCACCCCGGTCAACGGTGTGATCGGGGCTGGGATCGAGGAATTGAAGTGGTTTCGCCCGGTCCGTCCCGGCGACGTCTTGCGCGCCGAAATGGAGGTGCTGGAGGTGCGGCCCATGCGCTCGAAGCCCGGCTACGGTATCTGCCGCATGCGGGTGACCACTGTGGATGCGGCGGGCGAGAAGGTACAGGTCTTCACTTCACCGCTGGTTGTTCAAAGTAAAGGCTGA